CCAAGGGTTTAAATGTGGGTGTCCCCCACCCCTCACACTCGCACTCCTCGGGACACGGCAGCATGAAGGCGGTGGCCGCCCTGCTCCTGGTGGGGATGCTCGtcctctgggcagagctgcccacaGGTAGGAGATGCCCAGGGAGAAGGCACGGGGAGGAAAAGCTCAGGGGCTGCGAAGGAGAAAACTTTACATGAATaatgggggaagggaagggaagggaagggaagggaagggaagggaagggaagggaagggaagggaagggaagggaagggaagggaagggaagggaagggaagggaagggaagggaagggaagggaagggaagggaagggaagggaagggaagggaagggaagggaagggaagggaagggaagggaagggaagggaagggaagggaagggaagggaaggcaaggcaaggcaaggcaaggcaaggcaaggcaaggcaaggcaaggcaaggcaaggcaaggcaaggcaaggcaaggcaaggcaaggcaaggcaaggcaaggcaaggcaaggcaagagGGCTGTTTGTCCTGCCCATGCCCTCGCTGCCTGGAGCCAGCCAGCCCCTCTCCCGCAGGCAGCGCCTGGTCCTGCCCGCCCGTGCGCTTCACCTGCGCTCTGCACAACCCTCCGAACCAGTGCTTCGTGGACCGGCACTGCCCCCGCGGCAAGAAGTGCTGCCGCTCCTTCTGCGGGAGGAAATGCCTCTCCAGGCCGCCCGCCATCCCCGTCTCCTACGGTAGGAGCTCAGCCCGCTGCTCACGGCGGCGGAGCGCGGCTGCTGCTCCGGGCTGGGCCCGCTGCCAGAGCCCCGCCGGGCTCGGGGCTCACTGGGCACAAACTGCG
This Passer domesticus isolate bPasDom1 chromosome 16, bPasDom1.hap1, whole genome shotgun sequence DNA region includes the following protein-coding sequences:
- the LOC135282332 gene encoding caltrin-like protein 2, which translates into the protein MKAVAALLLVGMLVLWAELPTGSAWSCPPVRFTCALHNPPNQCFVDRHCPRGKKCCRSFCGRKCLSRPPAIPVSYV